The following are from one region of the Paenibacillus sabinae T27 genome:
- a CDS encoding DUF4023 domain-containing protein: MDSTHEFVEKLHDTQKKDEKNKHRAKGNEGSKLQNKQHSTNK, translated from the coding sequence ATGGATAGCACCCATGAATTTGTGGAAAAGCTGCACGACACTCAGAAAAAAGACGAGAAAAACAAGCACCGGGCAAAAGGCAATGAAGGCAGCAAGCTCCAGAACAAGCAGCACAGCACGAACAAATAG
- a CDS encoding DUF523 domain-containing protein, which produces MILVSACLAGVECRYDGSHNVQEKIRQLARENKVVLVCPEVFGGCPTPREPAEIVGGTGEDVLKGRAKVIDRSGKDVTGLFIAGAYKALETAREHQATLIVLKENSPSCGSSMIYDGRFAGHKIPGEGVTAALLRREGFKVVSENEFASGEYDAW; this is translated from the coding sequence ATGATTCTCGTCAGTGCTTGCCTTGCCGGTGTCGAGTGCCGGTATGACGGCTCGCATAATGTGCAGGAGAAAATTAGGCAATTGGCCCGTGAGAACAAGGTTGTGCTTGTCTGCCCCGAAGTGTTCGGCGGTTGTCCCACGCCGCGCGAGCCGGCCGAGATTGTGGGAGGAACCGGTGAAGATGTTTTGAAAGGACGAGCCAAGGTCATTGACCGGTCCGGAAAGGATGTTACCGGGCTCTTCATAGCGGGGGCCTATAAAGCGCTGGAAACCGCGCGGGAGCATCAGGCTACACTCATTGTACTAAAAGAAAACAGTCCTTCCTGCGGCAGCAGCATGATTTATGACGGCCGGTTTGCGGGCCATAAAATCCCCGGAGAGGGTGTAACGGCCGCTTTGCTGCGGCGGGAAGGTTTCAAGGTTGTTTCGGAGAACGAGTTTGCGTCGGGAGAATATGATGCCTGGTAA
- a CDS encoding ABC transporter permease, translating to MNAGTQLKKLFIAQLKTMFREKAVWFWNLFFPVILMVLFMVILGGGGDGGDFKAKVALVKPVSTAASDSLEAGLRKIPVFEWKSGEAVDGTQADKLVKGKDVDAAIVLPENGSGGDIRLIVNAENESNATTQAIRGILDRYVQEASFAAAGVEPAFRLQTSSVSSGSKDISSADFLLTGLISLSIAQAGLFGMVDMVEIRRSGLLKRLRMTPMRMGLYGLGGMLVRFVLSFVQIVLLTVIGVFGFGANLHLNLPVLIIAFFIGVLAFNALGYLISSFSKSLESYMGVANITSFLMMFISGVFFSTSSLPDWLKPVTRVLPLTYFVEGMRDGMVYGSGLFNAAFWSGIGILTLWGAAAFALGALIYRKAKVEVR from the coding sequence ATGAACGCAGGCACCCAGCTGAAGAAATTATTTATTGCTCAACTGAAGACGATGTTCCGCGAGAAGGCGGTCTGGTTTTGGAATTTATTTTTCCCGGTTATTCTCATGGTGCTGTTTATGGTTATTTTGGGCGGAGGCGGGGACGGCGGAGACTTCAAAGCGAAGGTGGCGCTGGTTAAGCCGGTATCGACCGCGGCCAGCGATTCTCTGGAGGCCGGACTGAGGAAGATTCCGGTCTTCGAGTGGAAGTCGGGGGAGGCCGTCGATGGCACCCAGGCCGATAAGTTGGTAAAGGGCAAGGATGTTGACGCGGCCATCGTTCTGCCGGAGAACGGCAGCGGCGGCGATATCCGCCTGATCGTCAATGCCGAGAATGAGAGCAACGCCACCACCCAAGCGATCCGGGGCATTCTGGACCGATATGTTCAGGAAGCCAGCTTTGCGGCGGCGGGAGTCGAACCGGCTTTCCGGCTGCAGACGTCGTCGGTGTCGAGCGGCAGCAAGGATATCAGCAGCGCGGACTTCCTTCTGACCGGCTTGATTTCCCTGTCCATCGCCCAGGCCGGACTGTTCGGGATGGTCGACATGGTTGAAATCCGCAGATCCGGCCTGCTCAAGCGGCTGCGCATGACCCCGATGCGGATGGGGCTGTACGGCCTTGGCGGCATGCTGGTCCGCTTCGTGCTCAGCTTCGTGCAGATTGTCCTGCTGACCGTTATCGGTGTCTTCGGGTTCGGCGCGAATCTGCATCTGAATCTGCCGGTGCTGATTATCGCCTTCTTCATCGGAGTTCTGGCCTTCAACGCCCTTGGTTATCTGATCTCTTCCTTCAGCAAATCCCTGGAATCCTACATGGGTGTGGCGAACATCACCAGTTTCCTGATGATGTTCATCAGCGGCGTCTTCTTCTCCACCAGCAGCCTGCCCGATTGGCTGAAGCCAGTCACCCGGGTGCTGCCGCTGACCTATTTCGTCGAAGGCATGCGGGACGGCATGGTTTACGGCTCCGGCCTGTTTAACGCCGCGTTCTGGAGCGGCATCGGCATCCTCACCCTGTGGGGAGCGGCGGCGTTCGCCCTCGGGGCACTGATTTACCGGAAGGCTAAGGTGGAGGTGCGGTAG
- a CDS encoding gamma-glutamylcyclotransferase family protein yields MELVFVYGTLRQGEVNHHLMSGARLIARMAQIQGVLMDTGRGYPAVVQEDSGVVAGELYEVSAEMLARLDELEDFYGPENPANEYERIRTAVTTDSGQREAWVYVYMKREHDVIAQGDWKLHLLRQNSHVLYFAYGSCMDLERITLAGAAEWFVDVRGRGVADGFNLQFTYRAKDGGRADLVEDGGRVEGKLYRIPTECLDKYLYLREGVNSGMYRPAVLSVQCEDGSVQDAVTFLVVYKNPEMSPPGHYMREILRGARPIVSLEYYGELEERFWTSYGFRLEE; encoded by the coding sequence ATGGAACTTGTTTTTGTATACGGTACGTTGCGGCAAGGTGAGGTAAATCATCATTTAATGAGCGGCGCACGGTTGATCGCGCGTATGGCGCAGATCCAGGGAGTGTTAATGGATACGGGGCGGGGCTACCCGGCTGTAGTACAGGAAGACTCTGGCGTTGTGGCGGGCGAGCTGTATGAAGTATCGGCGGAGATGCTGGCAAGGCTGGATGAGCTCGAGGATTTTTACGGCCCGGAGAACCCGGCAAATGAATATGAGCGAATCAGAACGGCTGTGACGACGGACAGCGGACAACGGGAAGCATGGGTATATGTATATATGAAGCGGGAGCATGACGTCATTGCCCAGGGAGACTGGAAGCTGCATTTGCTAAGGCAGAATTCCCATGTGCTTTATTTTGCCTATGGTAGCTGCATGGACTTGGAAAGAATCACACTGGCAGGAGCGGCAGAATGGTTTGTGGATGTGAGAGGCCGCGGGGTAGCGGACGGGTTCAATCTTCAGTTTACCTACCGGGCCAAGGATGGCGGCCGTGCCGATCTGGTGGAGGACGGGGGCAGAGTGGAGGGCAAGCTGTACAGGATACCGACTGAATGTCTGGACAAGTACCTGTATCTCCGGGAAGGCGTGAACAGCGGAATGTATCGACCGGCGGTTCTAAGTGTCCAGTGCGAAGACGGAAGTGTGCAGGATGCGGTGACGTTCCTGGTTGTGTACAAAAATCCCGAGATGTCCCCGCCGGGACACTATATGCGGGAAATTTTGCGTGGAGCGCGCCCGATTGTCTCTTTAGAATATTATGGGGAGCTGGAAGAGCGGTTCTGGACGAGCTATGGATTTCGGCTGGAGGAGTAA
- a CDS encoding nucleotidyltransferase domain-containing protein gives MDERNVIDHGILSKELLLLLALLAKDKVDEMADRQPEMFADIDWKEFMRLAMHHRVYPFLYPKLSRMAEGKIPSGLVQWLKQEYCNNTVRMLHLSGEMDRLADKLADAGIPALFLKGPVLAQALYGDISLRTSRDLDFIVPLDKLAEAEALLVRLGYVEEIEFETILGDWKWRQHHRTYNHPDVNIKAEIHWRLNPAPSREPGFGELWERKRTSDALGRNIHYLGAEDLFLFLAAHGARHGWSRLRWLLDIKQLLLQRPDGGTLTRLLHRYGYDDIGGQALLLATEVLKAPVDPGLSRLMERPKARRLARLSMFYVGRMVNLHNPPLPPEVERHYRYYQPAILSRGQQLVYALGFLFPYAADAKTLPLPRPLHFLYFVLRPFLWTWRKAFGEGK, from the coding sequence ATGGATGAACGGAATGTGATAGATCATGGGATTTTATCTAAGGAACTATTGCTTCTTCTTGCTCTGCTTGCTAAGGACAAAGTTGACGAGATGGCAGACCGGCAGCCGGAGATGTTCGCGGATATCGATTGGAAGGAGTTCATGCGGCTTGCCATGCATCATCGCGTGTATCCTTTTCTATATCCCAAACTCAGCCGTATGGCCGAAGGGAAGATTCCTTCCGGGCTCGTTCAGTGGCTCAAGCAAGAGTACTGCAATAATACCGTCCGGATGCTCCACCTCAGCGGCGAAATGGACAGGCTGGCCGATAAGCTGGCTGACGCGGGCATCCCGGCCCTTTTCCTGAAAGGACCGGTGCTGGCGCAGGCTTTGTACGGCGATATCTCGCTCCGTACATCCCGTGACCTCGATTTTATCGTCCCTTTGGACAAGCTGGCTGAAGCAGAAGCCCTACTCGTCCGGCTCGGCTACGTGGAGGAAATCGAATTCGAGACGATTCTGGGAGACTGGAAATGGAGACAGCATCACAGGACGTACAATCACCCCGACGTCAACATTAAGGCAGAGATCCACTGGAGGCTGAATCCGGCGCCTTCCAGAGAGCCGGGCTTCGGTGAACTGTGGGAGCGAAAGAGGACGAGCGATGCGTTGGGCCGTAATATTCATTATTTGGGGGCCGAGGATTTGTTCCTATTCCTGGCCGCTCACGGAGCCAGACACGGCTGGTCCAGATTGCGATGGCTGCTGGATATCAAGCAGCTGCTACTTCAGCGGCCGGACGGCGGGACATTGACCCGGCTTCTTCACCGCTACGGATATGACGATATCGGGGGCCAAGCCCTTTTACTAGCGACGGAAGTGCTTAAAGCGCCGGTTGATCCAGGCCTTTCACGTTTGATGGAAAGGCCGAAGGCCCGGCGTCTGGCGCGGCTTTCCATGTTCTACGTGGGGCGGATGGTCAATCTGCATAATCCGCCGCTGCCGCCTGAAGTAGAGCGGCATTACCGATATTATCAGCCGGCGATTTTATCGCGGGGGCAGCAGCTGGTGTACGCGCTCGGTTTTCTTTTTCCTTATGCGGCGGACGCGAAGACGCTGCCCTTGCCGAGGCCGCTGCACTTTCTTTACTTCGTTTTGCGGCCCTTTTTATGGACATGGAGAAAAGCCTTCGGCGAGGGCAAATGA
- a CDS encoding HEAT repeat domain-containing protein, producing MNVEKVSAETADSGLPENYAELKKEAGRSADWRARLSAVEELGNYPHRQVIDILTRLAESDPVYTVQEAAYLKLKAFGENVAAPSKNKPELFKGITKILLRIKKSLPRNHTYEEFKEKLKKMRIDVYDAYEGEKGEDFDKWLESKWSSVK from the coding sequence ATGAACGTTGAGAAAGTAAGCGCCGAAACAGCGGATAGCGGACTCCCTGAGAATTACGCGGAATTGAAAAAGGAGGCAGGCCGCTCTGCAGATTGGAGAGCCCGTCTGTCCGCGGTCGAGGAGCTGGGGAATTACCCTCACCGGCAGGTTATTGATATTCTGACGCGCCTGGCCGAAAGCGATCCGGTCTATACTGTGCAGGAAGCGGCTTACCTGAAGCTTAAAGCATTCGGCGAGAATGTGGCGGCGCCTTCCAAGAACAAGCCCGAGCTGTTCAAAGGCATCACCAAAATTCTGCTGCGAATCAAGAAAAGCCTTCCCCGGAACCATACGTATGAAGAGTTCAAGGAAAAGCTGAAGAAGATGCGGATCGACGTGTACGACGCCTATGAAGGCGAGAAGGGCGAAGACTTCGACAAGTGGCTGGAGAGCAAGTGGTCTTCGGTAAAATAA
- a CDS encoding ABC transporter ATP-binding protein produces MTILEVKKLKKSFGEVKAVQDISFTVEAGEVFTIIGPNGAGKTTTLEMIEGLQPPDAGSIFIAGLSWDKNESEIKTRIGVQPQSSALFDLLTAEENLDLFASFYPKRKSTAEVLEMINLTEHRNKRVKSLSGGQRQRLAIGLAMINDPQVIFLDEPTTGLDPQARRNIWDIILQLKQMGTTIILTTHYMEEAEKLSDRVCIVDQGTVISLDTPAALIGKLTREREVRLSFFDGEAAAARTEQALRDLPEIVRMERDGENLTLWSPEPEQVLYGLLGFTKEQGYRVEHVSIREMSLEDVFIAFTGKEWRD; encoded by the coding sequence TTGACGATTCTTGAGGTTAAGAAATTGAAAAAATCTTTCGGCGAGGTCAAGGCTGTTCAGGACATCAGCTTCACGGTGGAAGCGGGGGAGGTCTTTACGATTATCGGGCCGAACGGAGCGGGCAAGACGACAACCCTGGAGATGATCGAAGGCTTGCAGCCGCCGGATGCCGGCAGTATTTTCATTGCCGGATTGTCCTGGGACAAGAACGAGAGCGAAATCAAGACCCGGATCGGCGTACAGCCTCAGTCGAGCGCCTTGTTCGACCTGCTCACCGCCGAGGAAAATCTGGACTTGTTCGCTTCCTTTTACCCGAAGCGCAAATCGACCGCCGAGGTGCTGGAAATGATCAATCTGACCGAGCACCGGAACAAGCGGGTCAAATCACTGTCCGGCGGCCAGCGTCAGCGTCTGGCCATCGGCCTTGCGATGATCAATGACCCGCAGGTGATTTTTCTCGATGAGCCGACAACGGGACTCGACCCTCAGGCGCGCCGCAACATCTGGGACATTATTCTTCAATTGAAGCAGATGGGGACGACGATAATTTTGACGACGCACTACATGGAAGAGGCGGAGAAGCTGAGCGACCGCGTCTGCATCGTCGATCAGGGCACGGTGATCAGCCTCGACACGCCGGCGGCACTGATCGGCAAGCTGACGCGGGAACGGGAAGTACGGCTGTCTTTCTTTGATGGTGAAGCTGCGGCAGCGCGGACCGAGCAGGCGCTCCGGGACCTTCCGGAAATTGTACGGATGGAGCGGGACGGGGAGAACCTGACGCTCTGGTCGCCGGAGCCGGAGCAGGTGCTGTACGGGTTGCTTGGTTTCACCAAGGAGCAGGGTTATCGGGTCGAGCATGTGTCCATTCGCGAAATGAGCCTTGAAGATGTCTTTATTGCCTTCACGGGCAAGGAATGGAGGGATTGA